The Treponema succinifaciens DSM 2489 region TTAACATTCCTTATACGGTTGACCGGCAGACAAATGTTTTTTCAGAAGGAATTGTAAATGATTTTTACAGCTTTTTAAGATTTTGCGTTTATCCTTCAGACTCAAATGCGTTTGCGGCTTTTCTTGCTTCACCGTTTGCAGGAATAAGCATTCAAGGCATTCAAAATATTTTGTCAGCATCAGTTAAAAAAACAAAAAATTCTGAAATTATTTTTTCCGCATTTGAAGAGAATGACGAGATTTCTCTTTCTGATTCCGATATGAAAAAATATTTGGCTGCAAAAAAATTTTATGAAGAACTGCGGGACAATATTCTTTCTCAAAGCCTTACAAAATCGCTTGAACTTTTGTGGTACAAAACCGGATATTACTTTGAAACAATTCTAAACAGAAATCTTACGCTTTATGCAGAACAGTTTGATTTGCTTTATGAAACTGCACGCCAAGCTGAAAACGAAGGCAAAAGCATTTCTTGGTTTGTTGATCAGCTTGGAATTGCAAAGAAAAAAGAAATTTCATCTTACATGAATGATGAGAGTGTTGAACTTGAGCTAAAAGAAATTTCTTATCCAATTGAAAAACCAGACGCTGTAAAAATTATGACAATTCATCAGAGCAAAGGCTTGCAGTTTAAGCATGTCTTTGTTATTGGAATTTGGGGAAATCCTAAAACGCAGATAACAGGAACTTTCTTTTTTGATGAAGACGGATTTGACGAAAAAATTGCAACGGGAGTTTCTTTGTGCGCTTTAGACGAAGGCGGAAATTATTTTTCGGTGCGGCAAAAAGAGGATTCTGCTTTAAGAGAACTTGCTGAACAAAAGAGAAAAATTTATGTTGCAATTACACGTGCGGAAGAAGATGTTCATTTGGTCGGAAGTTTTTCAAGAAGCAAGGAATTAAAGAAATTTGACGAATCCGATAATGCTGAAAAAAGGTATGACGGTTCGATTTCCTTGATGCACAAGCTTTGCCGTTTTTATTATCAGAAGGAACTTTACACCGACAATGATTTTTCTTTTGAATCTTATTGCAATGAGCCTGTATTTAATAAAAATGGCGCACCTTTTGATTTTATAAAAATAAATCCTGTTTCTACAAAAGTCCGTGCGGATGAAAAAACAAATTTAGATGAGCTTAGACAAAAAAAGATAAAACTGTTTTCTGCTTTCTATGACAAAATTCCTTTTGAAAAAGACAATGATTTTCCTCATGAATTTTCTGATAAAACTCAAACACCAAGTGGCCTTGAAAAACTGCCTCCAAAAACAACTGTAAAAGTTGACGGCGCATTTAAAATAAATGAAGAATACTCTTCTATTGATTCGATTTTAAAATCAGCGACTGATATTTCAGAAGACAATGAAGAGGATTCTGCTTATGCTGAATTTAATTATGCTGACTTTGGAAAATTCGCCCATTCTTATCTTGAATGTCTTGTTTCTACTGGAAATATTTTGAATGCTGAAAACTTCATTGACAGGATTGTTTCAAAAAAACTTTCTGAAAATCAAAAAGCTAAGGAAATTCTTTTAAAGGCTATTGTGTCTATGTGTGAGTGTTTTGAAAAAACTTATCTTGGAAAAAAAGTTGCAGATGCAAAAAAATCCAATCGACTTTGCAAAACAGAAAATAAATTCAAGTTTCTTATGGATGACACGATTTTTACAGGTTCAATGGACTTGATTTTTCAAGATTCAGATCAAAAGCTTTTTATTGTTGACTATAAAACAGACCGCGCTGTAAAGCCAGAACTTTATATTGAACAGCTTTCTTGCTACCGTAAAGCCGCTTCTGAAATTTTCCATGTCGATACAAAAGATATAGAAACTTTTCTTTATTATCTTCGCTACGACAAGGAAATTGATATTTCAGCTTATACTTTATAATTTTTAGTATGAAATGACTGCTTCAAAGGAAACTGATTCCGGCGTTTTACCAAGGAATGTTATTTTGTTTTCCTCTTTAAAACCGAAGATTTCCACTTTATCATTCAGCATTGCTTCCTTTGCGAAATTTATTTTGAAGTCTTTTGGTTTTCTTCCGCGGAATTCTTCTGGAATCGCATCTTCAACAAACGCCGCGTATCTTGCGTTGTTTGTGTGCCCGTTTGCATCCAAGTCTGAAAACTTAATTATCCTTGTGTCCCAAAGCTCGCTTTTTTCAGGCTGAAGGATTTTGTCCGGTTTGTCGCAGTCAAGGTCAATGCAAAATTCCGGAGGCGTTCTTAACGTGAATTTTTTTAGCGGAAGAATTCGTCGTTCGTTTATATCAACTAAAAGCCATGATGATTTTCCAGAAACTAAAATGTTTTTGTTTTCATCAAGAATTTTATAGCCACGCATAAACTGAAGTGCCTGCGGTTTTTCCTCCCAAGTTTCAACTTCTATAAATTGATTTTCTTTTGGCCACTTATGAATTCTATATGAGCATCTTGAAACAAGAATTCCAAATCCGTTGTCTTTTAAAATTTTGCGCGACATTCCGCGTTGCCTGTAATCTTCAACTGCAATATCAGAAGTTATTTTTAAAAGCTCGTGCAAGCTCAAGTCTTTGTTTGCGTTGCATTGGCTGAAATAAATATTTGACTGAACATGAAAAATATTTTTGTCTTCTTCAAAAAAAGATTTGTATTCCATAGAAAAAGTTTAATGAATTTTTTATAAAAATGGAATCACAATGCAGTTTTTTTTATTTTCAAGTAATAAAAATATAAGAGTGTTTTGTGCATCAAAAAATACAGGAGCGTGTAATAAAAACTTTGTATAAAATATCGTCAAAGTTTTTATTCACAAGTTTGCGTTGCAAACTTCTTTATTAACTGCATATTCTCATTTCATTGCGAATATGCTTAAAAAGTCAAATCAAAAGTTGATACTTTCTCATTGACTTTTTATTGGAGCGCTTATGAAATTAAATCAATTTGTAAAAAAATTGGCTCAGATGATTTTTGTTTCCGCAGGGCTTTTGTTTGCTGTTACTTTTTCTGTTTGTCCTATGTCGTGCCGTTCTTCTGTTGAAAGTCTTGAACTTTTGTCTGGGGATTTTTCTGTTCCCAATATAACAAAGTTTTGTGCCACGTCTTCTAATTCTGCACGTCTGGATTTTTCAAGAGAAGTCGAGCTGAAAAACACAGAGCTTTTTTTGTCAGATAAAATTTCAAGTTTAGGAAATGTAGAATGTAAATATGAAGAAAAGTCAGTTTTGCTTGAATTTCAAAATGAAACCGCAATTGGAATTGATTACAAAGTTGAAGGCATGGCTTTTGATTCTGCTGGAAATTCCTTGACGTTCAGTGTTCCGTTTAAAGGCTTTAACAATAATCCTGCGAAAGTTATAATCACGGAACTTAGAAATTCCTATGGAACTAAAACTATAAAAGAAACGAAGGAAAAAGTTCATCGCAGCGAATTTGTTGAGCTTTATGTGTTGAAGGGCGGAAATCTTTCTGGACTTGAAGTTATAAGCGCGGCAAATGGCGATAAAACGAAATTCATTCTTCCGGCAGTTGAAGTAAATGAAGGCGATTATGTTACCATGCACATGAGAATGATTATTGCCGAAGGTCTTGATGGCGAAGGAATGAACAATGAGTTTGGGGACAATTTAAAGCTTTCCAAGCATGAGGATTCTTGCGATACTGCCAGGGACTTGTGGAGCGAATGTACAAAAAAGCCTTTTGCTGCCAGTGATATAGTTGTTTTAAGAGATTCCAATACTTCTGAAATTCTTGATGCTGTTGTTTTTGCAAAATCAGATTGCGCCGAATGGAAAAAAGGAATTTCTGATTTTGCTTCTATTGTTTCAGAAAGCGGAATATGGCAGGGAGGCGCTTGTCTTGAAAATGCGATTTGTTGCGATAACATTTCCCCCACAAGAAGTCTTTCGCGTCAAAATTTAAAGGAAGCTGTCGCCTCATATAAAAAAGGACAAGTGATAGCAAATGGAAAAGACTGTTGGATTGTTGCAAAGACTGCAACTCCGGGATACGGGAATTCAAATATTCCGTATGTGAAATAAAAAAAAACGGCTGCTAGAAGTTTGGAATTTCTTTTTTTCGTGTGTATTTCCAGTCTTTTGCATGGCTATTTGGAAGTTTTCCTTCTATGCGGTCGTTTTCTTTTTGAAGTTGAAATTTTATCATCTGCTTAAAAACTGTCATAAGGGGCTCTGGCGAAATTTCTTTATTCACAATTCCTGTTGATTGCAATTCTTTAATCAGATAGTAGCAAGTTTCAATTGTAGAAACGCAATATTCCTGTGGTTCGTGTTTAAAAGTGAAAATACTTTTGTAGTTTCCAGTGAATGAAAATTTCGGTAGAGAATTTATATTTGTGCTGAAGCGCAATATTTTTTTTGAGCAGAACCAAGTTGAGTCTACGATTATTGCAAGCAGTTTTTTTCCTTGTATTGTTTCTTTAAATCCTTCTTTGCTGCAAGTCCAGGCGTCTGGTGAAGGGTAGAGCAAAACGGGATAATACTGCGGGTCATTCAAAAGTTCTTCAAGGCGTTTGTTTTTTGTGAAATCGATTCCCATAAGAATTTCACTTTCTGGAAGACAAAGGGAAGCTAAACGTCCTGTTCCTGTG contains the following coding sequences:
- a CDS encoding acyl-[acyl-carrier-protein] thioesterase — protein: MEYKSFFEEDKNIFHVQSNIYFSQCNANKDLSLHELLKITSDIAVEDYRQRGMSRKILKDNGFGILVSRCSYRIHKWPKENQFIEVETWEEKPQALQFMRGYKILDENKNILVSGKSSWLLVDINERRILPLKKFTLRTPPEFCIDLDCDKPDKILQPEKSELWDTRIIKFSDLDANGHTNNARYAAFVEDAIPEEFRGRKPKDFKINFAKEAMLNDKVEIFGFKEENKITFLGKTPESVSFEAVISY
- a CDS encoding tRNA-uridine aminocarboxypropyltransferase; its protein translation is MKIQDDNENYRQLCFKCMRPISSCYCKYTAPINCGIKFVFLMHPKEAKKQRTGTGRLASLCLPESEILMGIDFTKNKRLEELLNDPQYYPVLLYPSPDAWTCSKEGFKETIQGKKLLAIIVDSTWFCSKKILRFSTNINSLPKFSFTGNYKSIFTFKHEPQEYCVSTIETCYYLIKELQSTGIVNKEISPEPLMTVFKQMIKFQLQKENDRIEGKLPNSHAKDWKYTRKKEIPNF